The Apium graveolens cultivar Ventura chromosome 11, ASM990537v1, whole genome shotgun sequence genome has a window encoding:
- the LOC141696340 gene encoding uncharacterized protein LOC141696340 — protein sequence MKVNMQAHDTWKAVELADPKVTAEEKKDRLVLAAIYQSIPEDILLSVAVKNTTKEIWDAIKMMCLGSDRVRQAKVQTFKSEFEVLSMKETETIGEFCMLLNDLVNNIRALGEIVEKGCVVKKLLRAVPYRFLQITSAMEQFGKLNEMSIEEAVGSLKAHEEKTRGQIEKLGNQLLLTEDEWTKRETNGGQLLLTKEEWLKRTSTGGTDSSQNQKFRGGSQGLHGVRETNKVKCFNYHNYGHFAATCRKPQRGRETNQEVNLSEIHDNEPALLMVKQEKVEERTLLLNEKDVRPKLSKDSEMQTKSNLLYLDNGASNHMTGLRSKFKELDESITGQVKIGDGSLVHMKRKGCS from the coding sequence ATGAAGGTTAATATGCAAGCACACGACACCTGGAAGGCAGTGGAGCTTGCAGATCCAAAGGTTACAGCTGAGGAAAAGAAAGATAGGTTGGTTTTGGCAGCCATCTATCAATCCATTCCGGAGGACATCTTATTGTCAGTGGCTGTTAAGAATACAACAAAAGAAATATGGGATGCCATCAAAATGATGTGCCTAGGTTCCGATCGCGTAAGACAGGCCAAGGTGCAGACCTTCAAGTCAGAGTTTGAGGTGCTTAGCATGAAGGAGACAGAAACTATCGGTGAGTTCTGTATGTTGTTAAACGACCTGGTAAACAATATACGAGCGTTGGGTGAAATTGTTGAAAAAGGTTGTGTGGTGAAGAAGCTGTTGAGGGCTGTCCCTTATAGGTTTCTGCAAATAACCTCTGCAATGGAGCAATTTGGAAAGTTGAATGAGATGTCAATAGAGGAGGCCGTGGGATCATTAAAGGCACATGAGGAAAAAACTCGTGGCCAAATAGAGAAGCTTGGAAATCAATTACTCTTGACTGAGGATGAGTGGACAAAGCGAGAAACAAATGGAGGGCAACTATTGTTAACCAAGGAGGAATGGTTAAAGAGAACAAGTACAGGAGGAACTGATAGTTCACAAAACCAGAAATTTCGAGGAGGGTCTCAGGGATTACATGGTGTGAGAGAAACAAATAAGGTAAAATGTTTTAATTATCACAACTATGGACATTTTGCTGCAACTTGTCGTAAACCACAACGAGGTAGGGAGACAAATCAAGAGGTGAACTTATCAGAAATCCATGATAATGAACCTGCTTTGCTTATGGTAAAACAAGAAAAAGTGGAAGAACGAACACTCTTGTTGAATGAGAAAGATGTTCGACCAAAGTTAAGCAAAGATTCTGAGATGCAAACTAAATCCAACTTGTTGTATTTGGATAACGGAGCTAGTAACCATATGACTGGGTTACGATCGAAGTTCAAGGAATTGGATGAAAGTATCACAGGTCAAGTGAAAATTGGGGATGGTTCGTTGGTTCATATGAAAAGGAAAGGCTGCTCATGA
- the LOC141696341 gene encoding uncharacterized protein LOC141696341 produces MPPRRDPFHIDPVQLTEMIGQAVAQGVQQALANQENQNGEGNRNGEGNQNGEGNQNGNGNQNGNGNQNQNGQGHQLEPFVWLERFVKQKPDSFSAAPTPIDAENWIVHLGKIFDALGCYEIQKVRLAVYKLEGDAQRWWRGVKGTKGEQYAEALEWQGFREVFYEQYFSNADREAYLREFHSIMQHQDESITDYMARFIRLAGFAGTVAGTAAQQADKFKWGLNKDVEKERIDFRTSRFNSGSKRTRDDQGFAQGRQWYGGQNGQQGQWRGQNQNRGCQSFHGRNQYVGQNQNQQFQRQKQPRQWQNRQQGQSRYSVYGGNPNMIPVALCATCGGHHPGRACYRQTGACFLCGSLSHRAKDCTVSRNPGGGGGGGGSGSGSQQNPTAKVFALTANQVVANSCTVSRTLLVGRRDAYVLFDTGSTHSVVSLLFVCHLDVAPSLLYPHMSISTPMGNSVIISDMYRECPIAVGDRNYKVNLLPMEMHDFDVILGMDWLSEHRATIDCQGKRVIFGDTDKPEFVYQGSQPKGDVKLISALKASKLLSKGCDGYLSFVKDTSKDEPRIEDYPVVREYEDVFPDELPGLPPHREVEFTIELVPGAEPISKAPYRMAPLELQELKEQLQELLDRGFIRPSVSPWGAPVLFVKKKDGYYRHFVEGFSSIAFPLTQLMRKGIKFEWNDDRDKSFQELKKRLVSAPILVLSSGSGGFQVYIDASKRGLGCVPMQHGKVISYASRQLKPYEFLTEIRGLHHILEGIPASLGWHASIGMPPFEDLYGRRCRAPSCWDEVGERVIEGPELVRITNEKVEKVKENLKEARSRQKSYADQHRKFGGFEPDSGREISGSFA; encoded by the exons atgcctcCTAGACGTGATCCTTTTCATATTGACCCCGTTCAGCTTACTGAGATGATAGGGCAAGCAGTGGCTCAGGGTGTACAGCAGGCTTTGGCAAACCAAGAAAATCAGAATGGAGAGGGAAATCGGAATGGagaaggaaatcagaatggagagGGAAATCAAAATGGAAACGGAAATCAGAATGGCAATGGTAATCAGAATCAGAATGGTCAGGGCCATCAGCTGGAGCCGTTTGTATGGTTGGAGAGGTTTGTGAAGCAGAAACCCGACTCTTTTAGTGCAGCACCGACTCCCATTGAtgctgaaaattggattgttcatCTCGGGAAGATTTTTGATGCACTAGGTTGTTATGAGATTCAGAAGGTCAGGTTAGCTGTGTATAAGTTGGAGGGCGATGCTCAGAGGTGGTGGAGAGGAGTGAAAGGTACTAAAGGGGAGCAGTATGCAGAGGCTTTGGAATGGCAGGGATTCAGGGAAGTATTCTATGAGCAGTACTTCTCTAATGCTGATAGGGAGGCTTATTTGAGGGAGTTTCATTCTATTATGCAGCACCAGGATGAGAGCATTACTGATTATATGGCGAGGTTTATAAGGCTGGCTGGATTTGCTGGGACAGTTGCAGGGACTGCTGCGCAGCAGGCTGATAAATTTAAATGGGGGTTGAA CAAAGATGTTGAGAAGGAGCGCATAGATTTCAGGACTTCCAGGTTTAACAGTGGTAGTAAGAGGACTAGGGATGATCAGGGTTTTGCACAGGGTAGACAGTGGTATGGAGGTCAGAATGGTCAGCAGGGACAGTGGCGCGGACAAAATCAGAATAGGGGTTGTCAGTCATTCCACGGTCGGAATCAGTATGTTGgtcagaatcagaatcagcagTTTCAACGACAGAAGCAACCTAGGCAGTGGCAGAATCGTCAGCAGGGGCAGAGCCGTTACTCAGTATATGGGGGAAACCCCAATATGATTCCAGTGGCTCTTTGTGCTACATGTGGTGGACATCATCCAGGTAGAGCTTGTTACAGACAGACTGGGGCTTGTTTCTTGTGTGGTAGCTTGTCCCATAGGGCAAAGGATTGCACAGTGTCACGCAACCCTGGCGGAGGAGGAGGTGGCGGTGGTAGTGGCAGTGGAAGTCAGCAGAATCCTACAGCCAAAGTGTTTGCATTGACGGCAAATCAGGTAGTAGCTAATTCATGTACCGTTTCAAGAACACTTCTTGTTGGTAGACGTGAtgcttatgtgttatttgatactgGTTCAACCCATTCTGTTGTGTCTTTATTGTTTGTTTGTCATCTTGACGTTGCACCTTCATTATTATATCCTCATATGTCTATTTCTACCCCGATGGGGAATTCTGTTATTATTTCTGATATGTATCGAGAGTGTCCGATAGCTGTTGGAGATAGAAATTATAAGGTTAACTTGCTTCCGATGGAGATGCATGACTTTGATGTTATCTTGGGTATGGATTGGTTGAGTGAACATCGTGCCACAATTGATTGTCAAGGAAAAAGGGTGATCTTTGGGGATACAGATAAACCAGAATTTGTATACCAAGGGTCTCAGCCGAAGGGGGATGTTAAGTTAATTTCTGCTCTAAAGGCGAGTAAATTGTTGTCTAAGGGCTGTGATGGCTACCTTTCTTTCGTGAAGGATACATCGAAGGATGAACCTCGCATCGAGGATTATCCAGTTGTGAGGGAGTATGAAGATGTGTTCCCCGATGAGCTACCAGGTTTGCCACCACATAGAGAGGTGGAGTTTACTATTGAACTAGTTCCAGGTGCTGAGCCTATTTCCAAGGCGCCTTATCGAATGGCACCACTtgagttgcaagaattgaaggagcagttgcaagagttgttggatagAGGATTTATTAGGCCAAGTGTATCTCCTTGGGGCGCTCCAGTgctgtttgtgaagaagaaggatg gttactacaggcATTTTGTGGAAGGTTTCTCTTCCATAGCTTTTCCATTGACTCAGCTAATGAGGAAGGGAATTAAGTTCGAGTGGAACGATGATCGTGATaagagctttcaagagttaaagaagaggttggtgtcAGCTCCAATACTTGTGTTGTCATCAGGGAGTGGAGGTTTTCAGGTTTATATTGATGCTTCTAAGAGAGGATTGGGGTGTGTGCCTATGCAGCATGGGAAAGTGATTTCCTACGCCTCTAGGCAACTTAAACCTTATGAG TTTCTGACAGAGATACGAGGTTTACATCACATTTTGGAAGGGATTCCAGCAAGCTTGGG TTGGCacgcgagtattggtatgccaccatttgaggATCTGTATGGTAGGAGATGTAgggcaccatcttgttgggatgaggttggtgagagagtcATCGAAGGGCCAGAGTTAGTTAGAATTACTAATGAGAAGgtagagaaagttaaagaaaATCTGAAGGAAGCTCGATCTCGTCAAAAGAGTTATGCGGACCAACATCGGAAGTTTGGTGGATTTGagccag aTTCGGGCCGAGAAATTAGCGGATCATTTGCGTAA